The Sporosarcina luteola genome contains a region encoding:
- the moaD gene encoding molybdopterin converting factor subunit 1 translates to MIKVNYFARLRELTGKGEETLNRDSMTVAELLNWAEESYPGFGADNVQVAVNEEYALKDDVIESGDVCAFIPPVSGG, encoded by the coding sequence ATGATCAAAGTGAATTATTTTGCAAGATTGCGTGAGTTGACTGGAAAAGGGGAAGAGACGCTTAACCGCGATTCAATGACGGTCGCTGAACTGCTGAATTGGGCGGAGGAATCGTACCCTGGATTCGGTGCGGATAATGTCCAAGTGGCGGTGAATGAAGAATACGCATTGAAAGATGACGTCATCGAGTCAGGGGATGTTTGTGCTTTCATTCCTCCTGTGAGCGGTGGCTGA
- a CDS encoding MogA/MoaB family molybdenum cofactor biosynthesis protein: MSNLSDKEKKKSIAIAVLTVSDTRDKDTDKSGGTIIRMAEEAGHHIADYRICPDEPAKIAGNVGEWIITSAVEAIIITGGSGIGLRDVTIETVTPYFTKKIDGFGELFRFLSYTEDVGSKALLSRATAGSIDEQVLFALPGSSKAVKLAMEKLILPELHHIVHELTKHRK, translated from the coding sequence ATGTCGAATCTTTCGGACAAGGAAAAGAAGAAATCAATCGCCATCGCCGTCTTGACGGTGAGCGATACGCGGGATAAGGATACGGATAAGAGTGGTGGGACGATCATTCGGATGGCGGAGGAAGCTGGTCACCATATTGCAGATTATCGGATTTGTCCCGATGAGCCGGCAAAGATAGCCGGAAACGTGGGAGAGTGGATTATCACTTCCGCCGTCGAGGCCATCATCATAACGGGCGGTTCAGGAATCGGCTTGCGTGATGTGACGATTGAAACGGTGACGCCGTATTTTACGAAGAAGATTGATGGATTCGGAGAGTTGTTCAGGTTCTTGAGTTATACGGAAGATGTTGGATCGAAGGCGTTGCTGAGCCGGGCAACTGCGGGGTCGATCGATGAACAGGTGTTATTCGCATTGCCGGGGTCATCGAAAGCGGTGAAGCTGGCGATGGAAAAACTGATCCTCCCGGAGCTTCATCATATCGTACATGAACTGACGAAGCATCGGAAGTGA
- the moaA gene encoding GTP 3',8-cyclase MoaA, protein MNPIVDKLGRPIRDLRISVTDRCNFRCTYCMPKEIFGDDYVFLPKNKLLSFEEMERFARLFASIGVKKLRLTGGEPLMRRGLPDLIVKLTKIEGIEDIGLTTNGVLLGQYAQPLYDAGLRRLNMSLDAMDPELFGKMNGRGIKPELILKNIDRAKNIGFTIKMNMVVQKGVNESEILPMAAYFKERGITLRFIEFMDVGNDNGWSFEKVVTKKEIYEMLRAEYEMEPAEEEYYGEVAKRYRYVDNGAEVGFITSVSESFCSTCTRARLSSDGKLYTCLFASSGFDLRKLIRSGMSDEELLDAISGVWGRRADRYSDERTEQTVKNRKKINMSYIGG, encoded by the coding sequence ATGAATCCGATTGTAGATAAATTAGGCCGCCCGATTCGGGACTTGCGGATTTCTGTGACCGATCGTTGTAATTTCCGGTGCACCTATTGCATGCCGAAGGAGATTTTCGGTGATGATTATGTGTTTTTGCCGAAAAATAAGCTTTTGTCATTTGAGGAAATGGAGCGGTTCGCCCGCCTTTTTGCATCTATTGGCGTGAAGAAGCTTCGCCTGACGGGCGGCGAACCTTTAATGCGACGTGGTCTACCCGACTTAATTGTGAAGCTGACAAAGATCGAAGGAATCGAGGACATCGGACTGACGACGAACGGCGTGCTGCTCGGGCAATATGCACAACCGCTGTATGACGCAGGCCTCCGTCGTTTGAATATGAGCCTTGATGCGATGGATCCGGAGCTGTTTGGGAAAATGAACGGTCGCGGAATTAAGCCAGAACTCATTTTGAAGAATATCGATCGAGCAAAGAACATCGGTTTCACGATCAAAATGAATATGGTCGTACAAAAAGGTGTGAATGAAAGCGAAATTCTCCCGATGGCGGCGTATTTTAAGGAACGCGGCATCACATTGCGTTTCATCGAATTCATGGACGTTGGCAATGACAATGGTTGGAGTTTCGAGAAAGTCGTGACGAAGAAAGAGATCTATGAAATGCTTCGCGCGGAATATGAGATGGAGCCGGCCGAAGAGGAGTACTACGGCGAAGTGGCGAAGCGGTATAGATATGTAGACAACGGTGCGGAAGTCGGTTTCATCACATCGGTTTCGGAATCGTTCTGCTCAACTTGCACAAGGGCGAGGCTTTCATCTGATGGAAAGCTGTACACTTGCTTGTTCGCTTCTTCCGGATTCGATTTAAGGAAATTGATCCGCAGCGGCATGTCGGATGAAGAGCTACTTGACGCCATTAGTGGTGTGTGGGGACGCCGTGCCGACCGGTATTCCGACGAGCGGACGGAGCAGACGGTGAAAAACCGGAAGAAGATTAATATGAGTTATATTGGTGGATGA
- the moaC gene encoding cyclic pyranopterin monophosphate synthase MoaC, translated as MSELTHFNEQGRAKMVDVSDKAVTTRTAVAASSIIVNELIHSQITEGTNKKGDVFAVAQVAAVMAAKNTSSIIPMCHPLALTGVDVRFEWQIDESEQHYEVLIEAEVKTKGLTGVEMEALTAASAAALTIYDMCKAAGKEMVIGPTMLLKKTGGKNGDFERTASE; from the coding sequence ATGTCTGAATTGACACACTTCAACGAACAGGGACGTGCCAAGATGGTCGACGTTTCCGACAAGGCGGTGACGACGAGAACCGCGGTCGCTGCTTCTTCGATCATTGTAAATGAATTGATCCACTCGCAAATTACGGAAGGCACCAATAAAAAAGGTGATGTCTTCGCCGTCGCGCAAGTCGCTGCAGTCATGGCTGCAAAAAACACATCATCCATCATTCCAATGTGTCACCCACTTGCCCTGACTGGCGTCGATGTCCGCTTCGAATGGCAGATTGATGAATCTGAGCAGCATTACGAGGTGCTCATCGAAGCCGAAGTGAAAACGAAAGGTCTCACCGGCGTCGAAATGGAAGCGTTGACCGCTGCTTCCGCTGCAGCCCTCACAATTTACGATATGTGCAAAGCGGCAGGCAAGGAGATGGTCATCGGCCCGACAATGCTGCTGAAAAAGACCGGCGGGAAAAACGGCGATTTTGAACGTACGGCAAGTGAATGA
- a CDS encoding molybdenum cofactor biosynthesis protein MoaE — protein sequence MKQYEIVETPIEVQKYMDYVLHPSAGAVTVFTGNVREWTHGVKTLYLSYEAYVPMAEKKMAEIGAEMEAKWPGVRVAIAHRIGELQISDIAVVIAVSSPHRKAAYEANEYAIDRIKEVVPIWKKEIWEDGEEWIGAQKKYPAKGVEQA from the coding sequence ATGAAACAATATGAAATTGTGGAAACACCGATAGAAGTTCAAAAATACATGGATTATGTGCTTCATCCTTCAGCAGGCGCTGTCACGGTCTTTACCGGTAATGTTCGGGAGTGGACGCACGGCGTGAAGACGCTTTACCTTTCGTACGAAGCCTATGTCCCGATGGCGGAAAAGAAAATGGCGGAAATTGGAGCGGAAATGGAAGCGAAATGGCCGGGTGTACGCGTTGCGATCGCCCATCGGATCGGGGAACTGCAAATATCGGATATCGCAGTCGTCATCGCCGTCTCTTCTCCACACCGGAAAGCGGCTTACGAGGCGAATGAATATGCAATAGACCGGATTAAAGAAGTGGTGCCCATCTGGAAGAAGGAAATTTGGGAAGACGGGGAAGAGTGGATCGGTGCTCAGAAGAAATATCCTGCAAAGGGGGTTGAACAGGCATGA
- a CDS encoding molybdopterin molybdotransferase MoeA — translation MVEMRKPIPVAEAVRLVMEHATPLGTEMIGLEGAYGRVLAEPIIAKHDVPPFDRSPYDGFAIRSLDSEGAAGDNRVPFSVIGEIGAGYVGDKPIGEKEAYRIMTGAQIPENADAVVMLEQTVETDSGFTLRKPFEAGENISYKGEDAKEGELLIEAGSLIHPGTVALLATFGYAEVKVAKRPVAGILSTGTELLDVADELVPGKIRNSNGPMIRAQLKRMGIDYKSYGMAADDLDACTSIVEKAIAETDLLITTGGVSVGDYDYLPVIYERLGAKVLFNKVAMRPGSVTTVAQLGNKLLFGLSGNPSACFTGFELFTRPAILAMMGGTAPYMPRMTAKLGEDFTKPNPFTRFIRATWTFTEGGIEAVPAGFNKSNAVSSIARGNCLIVLPSGTRGFVQGDEVDILLVGSEQGVSEWTL, via the coding sequence ATGGTGGAAATGAGAAAACCGATTCCCGTGGCGGAGGCTGTCAGGCTTGTAATGGAGCACGCAACGCCTTTAGGAACGGAAATGATTGGACTTGAAGGAGCTTACGGAAGAGTCCTTGCCGAGCCAATTATCGCTAAACACGATGTACCTCCTTTTGACCGATCACCTTATGATGGGTTTGCAATCCGGTCGCTCGATTCAGAAGGGGCGGCCGGCGATAACCGGGTGCCTTTTTCAGTCATCGGCGAAATCGGTGCCGGATACGTCGGAGACAAGCCGATCGGTGAAAAGGAAGCATATCGGATCATGACAGGCGCGCAAATTCCGGAAAACGCGGATGCGGTCGTCATGCTCGAGCAGACAGTCGAAACGGACAGTGGTTTCACATTGCGGAAGCCGTTTGAGGCAGGCGAAAACATCTCGTATAAAGGCGAGGATGCGAAGGAAGGGGAGCTGCTTATCGAAGCGGGCTCACTCATCCATCCTGGCACAGTCGCATTGCTTGCGACGTTCGGCTATGCGGAAGTAAAAGTTGCGAAACGTCCGGTCGCCGGTATTTTATCGACAGGGACGGAACTGCTCGATGTGGCGGATGAACTCGTGCCGGGCAAAATCCGGAACTCGAACGGCCCGATGATCCGCGCACAATTGAAGCGGATGGGCATCGACTATAAGTCGTACGGGATGGCGGCGGATGACTTGGATGCCTGCACATCGATTGTCGAGAAAGCGATTGCGGAGACGGATCTCCTTATAACGACAGGTGGCGTGTCTGTCGGTGATTATGATTATTTGCCTGTCATTTACGAGCGGCTTGGCGCGAAGGTTTTATTCAACAAAGTGGCGATGCGACCAGGCAGTGTGACGACCGTTGCTCAGCTTGGAAATAAACTATTATTCGGCCTCTCTGGAAATCCATCCGCCTGCTTCACAGGGTTTGAGCTATTTACAAGGCCGGCGATCCTTGCGATGATGGGGGGAACAGCCCCTTATATGCCAAGGATGACGGCGAAATTGGGGGAGGACTTCACGAAGCCAAATCCATTTACGCGCTTCATCCGCGCCACTTGGACATTCACCGAGGGTGGAATTGAAGCAGTGCCAGCGGGTTTTAATAAATCAAACGCAGTCTCTTCAATTGCAAGAGGGAATTGCCTGATTGTACTACCAAGCGGAACGAGGGGCTTTGTCCAGGGGGATGAAGTCGATATCCTGTTGGTCGGTAGCGAGCAAGGCGTCAGCGAGTGGACATTGTGA
- the mobB gene encoding molybdopterin-guanine dinucleotide biosynthesis protein B, whose translation MDIVKTLHVVGYKNSGKTTLVARWIGLLKKNGLSVSVLKHHGHGGKPDMSEASTDTSQFLANGADATLVSGGGTIQLIWNEEPEFARLKEMASIGNPDVLLIEGYKGETGDKVVLLRDLEDWHTLRQLEDKLLVIGCPEIEMEFPHIHSREETEQIDEWFVKWIGRGDGDETI comes from the coding sequence GTGGACATTGTGAAAACGCTTCATGTCGTCGGCTATAAAAATAGCGGCAAGACGACGTTGGTTGCAAGATGGATCGGTTTATTGAAGAAGAACGGTTTGTCGGTCTCCGTTCTGAAGCATCATGGGCATGGCGGAAAACCGGACATGAGCGAAGCCTCGACCGATACGTCGCAATTTTTGGCGAATGGGGCAGATGCAACACTTGTATCGGGTGGCGGCACGATTCAATTAATCTGGAATGAAGAGCCTGAGTTTGCTAGGCTGAAAGAAATGGCTTCGATCGGCAATCCGGATGTTTTATTAATTGAAGGGTATAAAGGAGAAACAGGGGATAAAGTCGTTTTGCTGAGAGATTTGGAAGACTGGCATACATTGCGTCAGTTGGAAGATAAGTTGCTCGTTATCGGGTGTCCAGAAATTGAGATGGAATTTCCTCATATACATTCGCGCGAGGAAACGGAGCAAATCGACGAATGGTTTGTAAAGTGGATTGGAAGGGGAGATGGCGATGAAACAATATGA
- the mobA gene encoding molybdenum cofactor guanylyltransferase — translation MKTAGIILAGGLSSRFGSPKAFAEWEEHPFYELSLAALSPYCEECIVVTRPELVERFPEDLLVITDLEPFAGQGPIAGILSGMEKLCAERYIVLPCDMPFMTADVVERLLECHTSGVTAVVLEGKYHPLVSVWDADALPDLREALENGKRRVMDVQDKHGVRWIEGELLTEDDARRIFMNANTPDVLERS, via the coding sequence ATGAAAACCGCGGGGATTATACTTGCAGGTGGATTGTCGAGTCGATTCGGGTCCCCTAAGGCTTTTGCCGAATGGGAGGAGCACCCTTTCTATGAATTGTCATTGGCTGCTTTATCTCCATATTGTGAGGAATGTATTGTTGTGACACGTCCTGAGTTGGTGGAACGATTTCCTGAAGATTTGCTTGTGATAACCGACCTTGAACCGTTTGCGGGGCAAGGTCCGATTGCGGGGATATTGTCGGGGATGGAAAAATTGTGTGCAGAACGCTATATCGTGCTGCCTTGTGATATGCCGTTCATGACTGCGGATGTGGTCGAACGGTTGCTCGAATGCCATACTTCCGGCGTGACCGCCGTCGTCTTGGAGGGGAAATATCATCCACTCGTATCAGTCTGGGATGCCGATGCACTCCCGGATTTGCGTGAAGCGCTTGAAAACGGGAAGCGCCGGGTCATGGATGTTCAGGATAAACATGGAGTCCGATGGATTGAAGGCGAACTGTTAACGGAAGATGACGCCCGCCGGATATTCATGAATGCGAACACTCCAGATGTCCTGGAAAGGAGCTGA
- a CDS encoding ThiF family adenylyltransferase: MGTRYSRQTLFKPIGEEGQERLKKAHVLVIGCGALGSPISETLVRAGVGKLTIADRDYVEMSNLQRQQLFTEQDALDGVPKVVAAERRLKEIRQDVDIRTVLDHVDAALLEELAEEADLIMDATDNFETRLLMNDVAWKKGIPWIHGACVGSSGTVFPFIPGRSACFRCLLPVLPSVNETCDTAGIIAPAVQIVAARQSAEALKWLTGNRDAMMTKLLHVDVWNNTQAEAGISRIRNAHCETCGEAPTYPSLNQPEGTHYAVLCGRETVQIVPDSRRSLSVADGVQVAERLGTEYRMTPFFVEFHAEGYRCVLFQNGRLLIHGLKDMKQGRKLYHQFFG; this comes from the coding sequence GTGGGAACGAGATATTCGCGTCAGACGCTTTTCAAGCCGATCGGCGAAGAAGGACAAGAACGATTGAAAAAAGCACATGTACTCGTCATCGGCTGCGGGGCGCTCGGTTCCCCCATCTCCGAGACATTAGTCAGGGCAGGCGTCGGCAAGCTAACAATTGCGGACCGCGATTACGTGGAAATGTCCAATTTGCAAAGGCAGCAATTGTTCACCGAACAGGACGCTTTGGACGGCGTGCCGAAAGTCGTCGCCGCAGAACGTCGGCTGAAAGAGATTCGACAAGACGTTGATATCCGGACAGTGCTCGATCATGTGGACGCTGCATTGCTTGAAGAGCTGGCGGAAGAAGCCGATCTGATCATGGACGCGACGGACAACTTTGAAACAAGGCTTCTCATGAACGATGTCGCTTGGAAGAAGGGGATCCCTTGGATTCACGGTGCATGCGTCGGGAGCTCGGGCACTGTATTTCCGTTCATCCCGGGTCGGTCGGCGTGTTTCCGTTGTTTGCTGCCGGTCCTCCCTTCGGTCAATGAAACATGCGATACGGCGGGCATTATTGCACCTGCTGTCCAGATCGTTGCGGCGAGGCAGTCCGCGGAAGCATTGAAATGGTTGACGGGCAACAGGGATGCGATGATGACAAAGCTATTGCACGTTGATGTTTGGAATAATACACAAGCGGAGGCTGGCATCTCTCGGATACGGAATGCCCACTGCGAAACTTGTGGAGAAGCACCTACATATCCTTCCTTGAATCAACCGGAAGGCACACATTATGCAGTTCTATGCGGAAGGGAAACCGTCCAGATTGTGCCGGATAGCAGAAGAAGTTTATCAGTCGCAGATGGCGTGCAAGTTGCGGAGCGATTGGGAACGGAATACCGGATGACGCCGTTCTTTGTGGAATTCCATGCAGAAGGGTACCGCTGTGTTTTATTCCAAAACGGCCGGTTGCTTATTCATGGGTTGAAAGATATGAAGCAAGGACGGAAACTGTATCATCAATTTTTTGGGTGA